A region of Gracilinanus agilis isolate LMUSP501 chromosome 3, AgileGrace, whole genome shotgun sequence DNA encodes the following proteins:
- the LOC123241080 gene encoding vomeronasal type-1 receptor 1-like has product MISNDIALGIFFLSQTAFGALGNSFLLGLYIITLLTGSRIRPIDMVLFQLAFVNNLMLLSKGIPQTMAAFGLKNFLEDVGCKLVFYVHRVARCLSLSITCLLSTLQAIIITPRSSRWTQLKDKILKYIVAFSLSWWTFHLLANLLILIYIKGPKRSKNITEIKNFIYCSDSFHGSPNIALYVFIISLPDVVCVGIMVWTSGYIVLILYRHHKRIQYIRGQNLMSTGSPEDKATQTVLLLVSMFVSFYSLNSVLAASIHFWEQTSWLIHTSVFLAACFPSCSPFVLIISDSQVLKYYLALRRKMGKDKTPILKQY; this is encoded by the coding sequence atgatttctaacGACATAGCACTGGggatcttttttctctctcagactGCATTTGGAGCACtgggaaattcttttcttctggggCTTTATATCATCACCTTACTCACTGGTTCCAGGATTAGGCCTATAGACATGGTTCTCTTTCAACTGGCTTTTGTCAATAACCTGATGCTTCTCTCCAAGGGGATCCCTCAGACAATGGCTGCCTTCGGGCTTAAAAATTTCCTTGAAGATGTAGGATGTAAGCTTGTCTTTTACGTTCACCGAGTTGCCAGGTGCCTTTCTCTTTCCATCACCTGCCTCCTCAGTACACTCCAAGCCATCATCATTACTCCTAGAAGCTCCAGGTGGACTCAACTCAAAGACAAAATCCTAAAGTACATTGTGGCATTCAGTTTGTCATGGTGGACCTTTCATCTGTTGGCAAATCTTTTGATTCTTATATATATAAAAGGGCCAAAGAGAAGTAAGAACATCacagaaataaagaatttcatTTATTGTTCTGATTCATTTCATGGTTCACCTAATATTGCACTATATGTATTCATAATCTCCCTTCCTGATGTTGTATGTGTGGGAATCATGGTCTGGACCAGTGGATATATAGTGTTGATCCTTTATAGACACCATAAAAGAATCCAGTACATTCGTGGCCAAAATCTCATGTCTACTGGCTCCCCTGAGGACAAAGCCACACAAACTGTTCTCTTGCTAGTCAGCATGTTTGTCTCTTTTTACTCACTGAATTCTGTCTTGGCAGCGAGTATTCATTTTTGGGAGCAAACTTCCTGGCTGATTCATACCTCTGTCTTCCTGGCTGCTTGCTTTCCATCTTGCAGCccttttgttttaattatcaGTGATTCTCAAGTCTTGAAGTACTACTTGGCGCTCCGGAGAAAGATGGGGAAAGATAAAACTCCAATCCTGAAACAATACTGA